In Torulaspora delbrueckii CBS 1146 chromosome 1, complete genome, one genomic interval encodes:
- the NPT1 gene encoding nicotinate phosphoribosyltransferase (similar to Saccharomyces cerevisiae NPT1 (YOR209C); ancestral locus Anc_8.625), protein MTERIINSLLDTDLYKLTMHAAVFANFPDSNVIYRYTNRSAQLHFNSTAVEWLEGQLNLLGELRFSPEEIEYLKREIPYFPQSYLDYLKDFKLDPKSQVDFTAKRIDGSSDKFDLSILVKGKWTDTILYEIPILALVSEAYFKFVDTDWSYDGQLDQAKAKALKLFENGIKFSEFGTRRRRSAKTQDLVMQGLINAVQERPEQYNNYLLGTSNVLFAQKYGVKPIGTVAHEWVMGIAAITDDYINANKNAMDHWVNTFGPKHAGLALTDTFGTDDFLKSFKPPYSDCYVGVRQDSGDPIEYTKKIANHYHNVLKLPKFTKIVCYSDSLDVEKAIQYAHVAHDNGLLATFGIGTNFTNDFHKTSNSSIKSEPLNIVIKLLEVNDHHAIKISDNLGKNMGDPKTVGRVKKELGYVERSWSGDNEAHRWAA, encoded by the coding sequence atgaCCGAGAGAATTATTAATTCGCTGCTGGATACCGACTTGTACAAGCTGACTATGCATGCTGCTGTATTTGCTAATTTTCCAGATTCTAATGTCATTTACAGATACACAAATAGATCTGCTCAATTACATTTTAATAGTACCGCTGTCGAGTGGTTGGAAGGCCAATTAAATCTACTGGGCGAACTCAGATTCTCGCCTGAGGAAAtagaatatttgaaaaggGAGATTCCTTACTTTCCTCAGTCATATCTTgactatttgaaagatttcaagctggatccaaaatctcagGTCGACTTCACAGCCAAGCGCATTGATGGGTCTTCtgataaatttgatttGAGTATACTGGTTAAAGGTAAATGGACAGATACCATTCTATATGAGATTCCGATCCTTGCGTTAGTCTCTGAAGCCTACTTTAAGTTTGTCGATACTGATTGGAGTTACGATGGACAACTTGACCAAGCCAAAGCCAAAGCATTGAAATTATTCGAGAACGGGATCAAATTCAGTGAGTTTGGGACCAGACGTCGTAGATCTGCCAAAACTCAGGATCTAGTCATGCAGGGCTTGATCAACGCTGTACAAGAGAGACCCGAACAGTACAACAACTATCTTCTTGGGACTTCCAACGTGTTATTTGCCCAGAAGTACGGTGTCAAGCCCATCGGTACCGTGGCTCATGAATGGGTCATGGGTATAGCTGCCATCACGGACGACTACATAAATGCTAACAAGAATGCCATGGACCACTGGGTCAACACATTTGGTCCTAAACATGCTGGTTTGGCCTTAACAGACACTTTTGGTACAgatgattttttgaaatcatttaAACCACCTTACTCAGACTGCTACGTTGGTGTTAGACAGGATTCAGGAGACCCGATAGAATATACCAAAAAAATCGCAAACCACTACCACAATGTATTGAAACTACCCAAGTTCACCAAGATTGTTTGTTACTCTGATTCTCTCGACGTTGAGAAAGCCATTCAGTACGCTCATGTAGCGCACGACAACGGTCTTCTGGCGACTTTTGGAATCGGTACCAATTTCACCAATGATTTCCACAAGAcgtcaaattcatccatCAAGAGTGAGCCTTTGAACATCGTCATCAAGCTACTAGAGGTGAACGATCATCATGCCATCAAAATCTCGGATAACTTGGGCAAGAACATGGGTGATCCAAAGACAGTTGGCAGGGTGAAAAAAGAGCTGGGATACGTCGAGCGCAGCTGGAGCGGAGACAACGAAGCTCACAGATGGGCTGCCTAG
- the PTP2 gene encoding tyrosine protein phosphatase PTP2 (similar to Saccharomyces cerevisiae PTP2 (YOR208W); ancestral locus Anc_8.623), with amino-acid sequence MVVTSGNSDTGAMSSSTSTTSTQKSGEITNGCGSEDMMNIYSRSAVLTLPHGIAMNNKNSQHAGHGALLSGRECVNLISSKEHYIDELQDCCHINDVMVRSNGPASTDKNTLLVFDLTTSGCLISSSTAPSRSRTGGSENAGPSNKDIYRIHLSLPSTLLKRPKYHFEKLLQTVIDDSKRLKLMSLIDDCDTFLFYDGSSKMDRCLISTYWLIKKFRDFLHEKVGKKNIRLFILENIDKGVGNGTASEVKDSQNGETSAGINVDSATSTPGVETKQKKLNLTIKILPKSSDKMFIQSIKKDTVHYSPNSLKRFFKFHIPEELEENDPVLPNWLKPFSKRDESDKILQKLLHNFEYLEDLELKRLERGLTINNKNQENLKLQDSKSYHKIYSLSNLQREFKRQGKMTKPKTRSSSPCLSETKLKLSIPKSQPPSLATSLLKTNSADTPTSTPLSSSSSSSYQETDTEPLLTPMDNYEMSQGIQSFAKNRYSNILPYEHSRVKLQPSPLHGPTSGSYSPLASGPTGVGLVKTPSENGLSKKRRNSNSSYFNQNFVEASAPRSNEARKTPGAVENFNDYFNANYLNLPQVNSDFNYIATQAPLPSTIDDFWKVISSNKVKVIISLNSNDELFLRKWDIYWNNDRSGQKYKIDITETFEDCCNVKGCLLRIFSFYRSGDENNESKKLVVYQLQYTNWLDSCGIVMKDILSLYTIKNMLLNKPSVILSDLRSGKEKDAMSYAGDVWPENFKKTNASITHPPLLVHCSAGCGRTGVFITLDFLLNVLNEPTNTSNSIDVWNMSQDLIFITINELRKQRISMVQNLTQYITCYESILQYFAMQKKGQMVKREVSGTR; translated from the coding sequence ATGGTTGTCACCAGCGGAAATTCAGATACTGGCGCAATGTCTAGCTCAACATCGACAACATCTACTCAAAAGAGCGGTGAGATTACAAATGGTTGTGGTTCTGAAGATATGATGAATATTTACTCGAGATCTGCGGTGCTCACTTTGCCGCATGGTATAGCCATGAATAATAAGAACAGTCAACATGCGGGGCATGGAGCACTTCTTTCCGGAAGAGAATGCGTTaatttgatttcttcaaaagagcATTATATCGATGAGTTACAGGATTGTTGCCATATAAATGATGTAATGGTTCGATCCAATGGACCGGCGAGTACAGATAAGAATACTCTTCTAGTGTTTGATTTGACTACTAGCGGTTGCTTGATTTCATCGTCTACTGCGCCTTCTCGTAGCAGGACAGGCGGTAGTGAGAATGCGGGTCCCTCGAATAAAGATATTTACAGGATACACTTATCTTTGCCAAGTactttattgaaaagaccTAAGTAccactttgaaaaactgtTACAAACTGTTATCGATGACTCTAAAAGactgaaattgatgagtttAATTGATGATTGCGACACATTCCTCTTTTATGATGGGTCTAGTAAAATGGACCGGTGTCTAATATCTACCTATTGGCtgatcaaaaaattcagGGATTTTTTGCATGAAAAAGTGGGTAAAAAGAATATTAGGTTGTTTATTCTAGAAAATATCGATAAAGGTGTTGGAAACGGGACTGCATCCGAAGTAAAAGACTCACAGAATGGTGAGACTTCTGCTGGTATCAATGTCGATAGCGCGACATCTACACCGGGAGTCGAAACAAAACAAAAGAAACTAAATTTGACGATTAAAATCTTACCAAAATCCAGTGACAAGATGTTTATTCAGTCCATCAAAAAGGACACGGTTCATTATTCTCCAAActcattgaagagatttttTAAATTTCACATACCTGAGGAActcgaagaaaatgatcCGGTCTTACCAAATTGGCTGAAGCCGTTCTCCAAGAGagatgaaagtgataaAATATTACAAAAGTTGTTACACAACTTCGAATACttagaagatttggaattgaaaagattggaaCGAGGATTGACCATTAACaacaagaatcaagaaaatttaAAGCTACAGGATTCAAAATCATATCATAAAATATATTCGTTATCAAACTTACAAAGAGAGTTCAAGAGGCAAGGAAAAATGACGAAGCCTAAAACGagatcatcttcaccatgTTTATCAGAGACGAAattaaaactttcaattccaaaatcACAACCACCATCACTTGCGACTTCTTTATTGAAGACTAACTCAGCTGATACACCAACTAGTACtccactttcttcttcatcctcctcCTCCTATCAAGAGACAGATACTGAGCCACTTTTGACTCCAATGGATAACTATGAAATGTCGCAAGGTATTCaatcttttgcaaagaacaGATATTCCAATATTCTACCTTACGAACATTCCAGAGTCAAACTACAGCCTTCGCCACTTCATGGACCTACTAGTGGTTCATACTCTCCCTTGGCAAGTGGTCCAACTGGTGTGGGGCTGGTGAAAACTCCATCGGAAAATGGTTTGTCgaaaaagagaagaaactcGAATTCATCGTATTTCAACCAAAATTTCGTTGAAGCATCAGCGCCAAGATCTAATGAAGCTCGAAAAACACCAGGTgctgttgaaaatttcaatgattATTTCAACGCCAACTACCTCAATTTACCGCAAGTTAACTCTGATTTCAACTACATTGCCACACAAGCGCCTTTACCTTCCACTATAGATGATTTTTGGAAAGTAATATCTTCTAACAAGGTCAAAGTCATCATTTCATTGAACTCAAACGATGAGTTATTTTTGCGAAAATGGGATATTTATTGGAATAACGATCGATCAGGACAAAAGTACAAGATAGATATAACGGAGACATTTGAGGACTGCTGCAATGTCAAAGGATGCTTATTACGGATATTCTCTTTCTATAGAAGTGGAGATGAAAACAAcgaatcaaagaaattggtCGTTTATCAATTGCAATACACTAATTGGTTAGATTCTTGTGGAATCGTTATGAAGGACATATTAAGCCTCTACACGATCAAGAACATGTTATTAAACAAACCTTCAGTCATCCTTTCCGACCTACGGTCAGGTAAAGAAAAGGATGCCATGTCGTACGCAGGAGACGTTTGGCCGgaaaacttcaaaaagaCAAATGCTTCTATAACGCACCCACCTTTGTTGGTGCACTGTTCAGCGGGTTGCGGTAGGACGGGAGTATTTATCACTTTGGATTTCTTACTAAACGTTCTGAACGAGCCGACGAACACATCAAATAGCATAGACGTTTGGAACATGTCACAggatctcatcttcattacAATCAACGAATTaagaaaacaaagaatATCTATGGTACAAAATCTGACTCAATATATCACTTGTTATGAGTCGATTTTACAGTATTTTGCAATGCAAAAGAAGGGTCAAATGGTTAAAAGGGAAGTGTCGGGGACACGTTAA
- the KAP120 gene encoding karyopherin KAP120 (similar to Saccharomyces cerevisiae KAP120 (YPL125W); ancestral locus Anc_8.624), giving the protein MSNVVTLSELNLVEALQQASNPQHAGSEVQKAAEQQLREWQQQPGFHFLLQSIYLNLSNSLQIRWLAVIQFKNGVEKYWRSTRINAINKDEKISIRGRLFDLIDEQNNQLSIQNAQAAAKIARLDFPVEWPNLFEQLEQLLSNDHIVRNTVKAYNILVHVNQIIKVLGAARIGRCRPAMQSKMPLIFPLVVRIYYESFEKWTSSQGVTGDNLSNLQVSYMSLKVLRRIVTEGYERPHRDESVCEFMKLIVAHFDLLVSHQENFKEVDIYEKFIRCYGKLFYNLITSSPANFILLPCSTQILITYTSLLFDKAPLVYNEKSDECGDFWEQTAIRGFLILKRVFNFIHKKGAVILKARSDKVSIDESIKRISTEFLNEQLVTKLVDILMKWYLKLRPCDLENWSMDPEEWINEQMATSYEYQIRPCAENFFQDLINTFPELLVPYLLNKIENEAANLSNSLEDFLTKDAIYASFQLSASAVSEMVDFDRLLVEVFLPEATSSNASKDQLNVIRRRTCLIINEWCTIKCSDESKRLCYEFFTNLLMTEEDKVVLLTCVKSLRTMIDDWNFNKDTFQPFLVNIVVILLRKLLPSVSLTETRLYILNTLSDIIIQTKPLISENLLMEVLQLVPKLWEVSTNNSSESILSNALIRLLRHLVTSLGVQSHLTWSIAIPVVAEACNPSSSHYQLLNEDGYELWGVLLQNYSSQGPKLDPEFYQLLPFLEHGVETHTEILPTLLEIMKSYALILNNEEFFSSPTFSQIFSLISLYLLKLRDDSFHLILEIWEILVLSNEANNEDVLLQSFFSNNVLKAIFDSIFKEASLSSYQRIQVIQIVARIAYVNPQDLMSFLSSYHQSTPTSMEIQSLPAADRLCISRDISFDEAVNKFISIWLSDFKDLFDPKIKKVHILGLSSLLRTGLVSVLSNFQAIASQWIDMLEEINESNDGDCEKYHLNDLVTPQSIDFHPLTAEQYRYHDLCKSNDPVHNISLKEFISRILQFLENNLGSQHQEFLKNVDPKLIENIKLFLSINPQRA; this is encoded by the coding sequence ATGTCGAATGTTGTTACTTTGAGCGAACTGAACCTTGTTGAAGCATTACAGCAGGCCAGTAATCCGCAACATGCTGGCTCTGAAGTGCAGAAAGCTGCCGAACAACAATTAAGAGAATGGCAACAACAACCGGGGTTTCACTTCTTACTCCAATCGATCTACCTGAACctctcaaactctttgcaGATTAGATGGCTAGCTGTTATACAGTTCAAAAATGGTGTGGAAAAATACTGGAGATCTACAAGGATTAATGCGATTAACAAAGATGAGAAAATATCCATTCGTGGTCGACTTTTTGACcttattgatgaacaaaacaATCAGCTTAGTATTCAGAATGCTCAGGCTGCTGCGAAGATTGCAAGGTTGGATTTCCCTGTTGAATGGCCAAATTTATTTGAGcaattggaacaattgTTGTCAAACGACCATATAGTGCGAAACACGGTCAAAGCCTACAACATACTGGTTCATGTCAATCAGATCATAAAGGTTTTAGGGGCTGCgagaattggaagatgcaGACCTGCTATGCAAAGCAAGATGCCTTTGATTTTTCCGCTCGTGGTACGCATTTATTATGAATCCTTTGAGAAATGGACTTCATCGCAGGGAGTCACTGGAGATAATCTATCCAATTTACAGGTGTCTTAcatgtctttgaaagttttgagGCGAATAGTCACCGAAGGCTATGAACGCCCGCATAGAGATGAGTCCGTCTGCGAATTTATGAAGCTCATTGTTGCCCATTTTGATCTGCTGGTGTCACATCAGGAGAATTTCAAGGAAGTTGATAtatatgaaaaattcattaGATGTTACGGGAAGTTATTTTACAACTTAATTACATCATCACCAGCAAACTTCATTTTACTTCCATGTTCAACCCAAATTCTGATCACATACACCAGTTTACTATTCGACAAGGCTCCGTTGGTCTATAACGAGAAATCCGATGAGTGTGGAGATTTTTGGGAGCAAACAGCGATTAGAGGATTTTTAATACTAAAAAGAGtgttcaatttcattcataAGAAGGGTGCGGTGATTTTAAAGGCTAGAAGTGACAAGGTAAGCATTGATGAATCAATTAAAAGAATATCAACGGAATTTCTCAATGAGCAGCTTGTCACTAAgcttgttgatattttgatgaaatggtATTTGAAATTGCGTCCTTGTGATCTAGAGAACTGGTCCATGGATCCTGAAGAGTGGATAAATGAGCAAATGGCAACAAGCTACGAGTACCAAATTAGACCATGTGCAGAAAACTTTTTCcaagatctcatcaatACATTCCCCGAGTTACTTGTTCCCTACTTGTTAAACAAGATCGAAAATGAGGCCGCCAACCTATCGAATTCCTTAGAGGACTTCCTAACTAAGGATGCTATCTATGCGAGCTTTCAGCTGAGCGCTTCTGCGGTCAGTGAGATGGTTGATTTCGATAGACTGTTAGTGGAAGTGTTTCTACCGGAGGCTACGTCGAGCAATGCCTctaaagatcaattgaacgtGATAAGACGAAGAACATGTCTGATTATAAACGAATGGTGCACTATCAAATGCTCTGATGAAAGTAAAAGATTATGCTACGAGTTTTTCACAAATCTTCTGATGACCGAAGAGGATAAAGTTGTACTTTTGACTTGTGTTAAGTCGCTGAGGACCATGATCGATGACTGGAACTTCAACAAGGATACCTTCCAACCTTTCTTGGTGAACATCGTCGTCATCCTATTGAGGAAACTTTTACCGTCAGTATCGTTGACCGAGACAAGGCTTTACATCCTAAATACATTGAGCgacatcatcatccagaCAAAACCATTAATAAGTGAAAATCTACTGATGGAAGTTCTCCAGCTTGTCCCCAAACTTTGGGAGGTTTCTACTAACAATTCTTCTGAGTCCATCTTATCAAATGCATTAATCAGATTGTTACGGCATCTTGTTACATCCTTGGGTGTGCAGTCTCACCTGACATGGTCCATTGCTATACCAGTTGTCGCTGAAGCATGCAATCCATCCTCATCACATTATCAACTTCTGAATGAAGATGGATATGAATTATGGGGTGTCCTCTTACAAAATTATTCCAGCCAAGGTCCAAAGCTTGACCCCGAATTTTATCAGCTGCTACCATTCTTGGAACATGGCGTTGAGACTCACACAGAAATATTGCCAACTTTGCTCGAGATTATGAAGAGTTATGCCCTAATCCTTAACAACGAGGAATTTTTCTCCAGTCCAACATTTTCACAGATCTTTTCTCTAATATCATTATaccttttgaagttgagaGACGACTCTTTCCatttgatcttggagaTATGGGAAATTTTGGTTCTTTCCAATGAAGCTAATAACGAAGACGTTTTACTGCAAAGcttcttttccaacaatGTATTGAAAGCCATCTTTGATAGTATTTTTAAGGAGGCCTCATTGTCTAGCTATCAACGTATTCAGGTGATCCAAATCGTAGCAAGAATCGCATATGTGAACCCGCAAGATTTGATGAGTTTTCTATCGTCATATCACCAATCTACACCCACTAGCATGGAAATTCAATCCCTACCAGCTGCTGATAGGCTATGCATCTCCCGTGACATCTCTTTCGATGAGGCTGTCAATAAGTTCATCTCGATCTGGTTATCCGACTTCAAAGACCTTTTCGATCCGAAAATCAAAAAAGTACACATTTTAGGTCTCTCTAGTTTGTTAAGGACTGGATTGGTATCGGTTTTGTCCAATTTCCAAGCTATTGCTTCGCAGTGGATAGATATGTTAGAAGAAATTAATGAATCAAACGACGGTGATTGTGAGAAATATCATTTAAATGACTTGGTTACACCACAGTCTATTGATTTTCATCCTCTAACTGCGGAACAATACCGGTATCACGACTTATGCAAGAGTAACGACCCCGTTCACAACATAAGCTTGAAGGAGTTCATTAGTCGGATCTTACAATTTCTGGAAAACAATCTCGGTTCACAgcatcaagaatttttgaagaatgttGATCCAAAGCTCATAGAAAACATTAAACTCTTTCTATCCATCAATCCCCAGCGTGCATAA
- the TDEL0A05680 gene encoding uncharacterized protein (similar to Saccharomyces cerevisiae SPC29 (YPL124W); ancestral locus Anc_8.622), translating into MVADLNLTKEFFDRQETDDTLQRIREQYLASKKNLQVLMMKQNEEASNSPRNSERIRNDSPVNHYESMIPSGGPVLGGPSTDNVILMNEVRSLKRMALEQQSQISKLTNDLIIQKNTTSELQNKVLGLQSHVDFLENDLFNYCDRLSSHSVTTPSTATHMSGARSFTPHPYSPTIEDNTTRLIHISKPK; encoded by the coding sequence ATGGTAGCTGATCTCAACTTGACCAAGGAGTTCTTTGATAGGCAGGAGACCGATGACACCTTACAGAGGATCAGAGAGCAGTACTTAGCCTCTAAGAAGAATTTACAGgttctgatgatgaagcaAAATGAGGAAGCATCTAATAGCCCACGAAACTCAGAAAGAATACGAAATGACTCGCCAGTAAATCATTATGAATCCATGATACCTTCTGGCGGACCTGTTTTAGGAGGACCTTCAACAGATAATGTTATTTTAATGAATGAAGTACGATCGTTGAAAAGAATGGCACTTGAACAACAGTCGCAGATAAGTAAATTGACGAACGACCTGATTATACAAAAAAATACGACATCCGAACTACAGAACAAGGTGTTGGGATTACAGTCCCACGTTGATTTTTTGGAAAAcgatcttttcaattatTGTGATCGTCTTTCGTCGCATTCGGTGACCACACCATCAACGGCAACTCATATGAGTGGTGCTAGAAGTTTCACACCCCATCCTTATTCCCCAACAATCGAAGACAATACTACTAGATTGATTCATATATCGAAGCCCAAATAG
- the TFB2 gene encoding TFIIH/NER complex subunit TFB2 (similar to Saccharomyces cerevisiae TFB2 (YPL122C); ancestral locus Anc_8.620), with product MSNSNLLKSSVNQYLEELPQQIQSRLYQSPATCLAIYRLLPQMAKFFIMSMVFNENEISLRDLDRWVKASGKNQFQDAIKSMKSLHLLIPVRTNGPMMINLNQTFRESFRNALTGGEVNNSFGIVVDEPNDVVNTEMLDAYSADKWETILHFMVGTSLASTPSGNVLNLLKHSKLMEEVSTTGEFKITNEGFQFLLQEVNSQIWALLLQYLKMTETLQMDPVEVLNFIFMLGALEFGKPYSMDGLSDTQKLMSKDMRDYGLVFQKNSNSKVFYPTRLATMLTSDAKSIRGASGAMDSVLKQNKDEASNKAASSNADADSDDDEVGINGQPIQDGALIVETNFKLYSYSNSPLQIAILSLFVHLKSRFTNMVTGQITRESIRRALINGITADQIIAYLQTHAHPQMRRLAEEKLEKKLELDANCKDTLQILPPTVVDQIKLWQLELDRIISYDGSLYSDIDSHQEYILLSTYAQDIGVLLWKDDRKRIFFVSKEGNSQVLDYAKRKLKKKQSPP from the coding sequence ATGAGTAATAGTAACCTACTGAAAAGTTCAGTGAATCAATATCTCGAAGAGCTCCCTCAGCAAATTCAGAGCAGACTCTATCAGTCGCCAGCTACATGTTTGGCCATTTACAGGTTGCTGCCACAAATGGCCAAATTCTTTATCATGTCTATGGTGTTCAATGAGAATGAAATATCCCTACGAGATTTGGATAGATGGGTAAAAGCTAGTGGAAAGAATCAATTCCAGGATGCAATCAAGTCCATGAAATCGCTTCATTTACTGATTCCGGTCAGGACCAATGGTCCTATGATGATCAATTTAAATCAAACTTTCCGAGAGAGTTTCAGGAATGCGCTTACTGGTGGTGAAGTTAACAACTCATTTGGGATTGTTGTAGATGAACCTAATGATGTGGTTAATACAGAAATGTTAGATGCATATTCTGCTGATAAATGGGAAACAATATTGCATTTCATGGTTGGTACTTCTCTCGCGAGTACTCCATCGGGGAATGTCCTAAACCTCTTAAAGCACAGTAAGCTGATGGAAGAGGTTAGCACTACTGGTGAGTTTAAGATAACAAACGAAGGTTTTCAATTTTTACTACAGGAAGTTAACTCCCAGATATGGGCCTTACTCTTACagtatttgaagatgacagAAACCTTACAAATGGATCCCGTCGAAGTactcaacttcatctttatGTTAGGTGCCCTTGAATTTGGTAAACCATACAGCATGGACGGTTTAAGTGATACTCAAAAACTAATGTCAAAAGATATGAGAGACTATGGTTTAGTCTTCCAGAAAAACTCTAATTCAAAAGTGTTCTATCCAACTAGATTAGCCACCATGTTAACATCAGACGCCAAGAGCATAAGAGGTGCCTCTGGCGCGATGGACAGTGTCTTAAAGCAGAATAAGGACGAGGCTTCGAACAAAGCAGCGAGCTCAAATGCTGATGCAGATAgcgatgacgatgaagtTGGCATCAACGGTCAGCCTATCCAGGATGGCGCTCTCATAGTTGAgaccaatttcaaactctACTCTTATTCCAATTCCCCACTACAGATCGCTATTTTAAGTCTGTTTGTACATCTGAAATCTAGATTTACCAACATGGTTACTGGACAAATCACAAGAGAATCTATCAGAAGAGCTCTAATAAACGGTATCACCGCTGACCAAATAATCGCCTATCTACAAACTCATGCGCATCCACAAATGAGACGGCTGGCTGAAGAAAAACTCGAGAAAAAACTCGAGCTTGATGCCAATTGCAAAGATACGCTACAAATTCTTCCTCCTACTGTCGTAGACCAAATAAAACTATGGCAGCTCGAGCTCGACAGAATTATAAGCTACGACGGTTCATTATATTCAGATATCGACAGCCATCAAGAATATATACTACTAAGCACCTACGCTCAGGATATTGGAGTCTTGCTATGGAAAGATGATAGGAAGAGGATATTCTTCGTTTCGAAGGAAGGTAATTCGCAGGTTCTGGACTACGCAAAgagaaagttgaagaagaaacaaagCCCGCCTTGA
- the RNY1 gene encoding ribonuclease T2 (similar to Saccharomyces cerevisiae RNY1 (YPL123C); ancestral locus Anc_8.621): MYIKNFLPFLQSPAQFWNLKGGDKPFAPHCPIDLPLSCQNHTDIQDSCCFEYPGGIFLQTQFWDYVPSRSGLDDDELEKQLGPLDSFTIHGLWPDNCRGGFEQFCDDSLAIDDVYYLLNSDQFNNDKVNLEISGKDLLAELNRLWKSNNGNDESLWIHEYNKHGTCIKTIRPSCYSRWNDDSVIENATDLKKQSVYDYFRVAYNVHKKLDSFKVLKEEGIEPSLKKTYTRDEIQAALNKGFKDHNVYFACDRHQALNEVWYYHVLQGSLLGEEFKPIDTLRTGLSRCPDKGIKFYPKGYIPSGNGGGGHNGRQLRGIIRLSGYEGFLIKNGRWMIKGTPANFLLLKAPFGGYHLKSRTGYCGVSEDGLLTCNKHVGNAGQFDYNAEKGGYLGYSGSSEWGATNLPRGNIQSFVYLKGDIPKPYEFKLKFIKS, translated from the coding sequence ATGTatatcaaaaatttcctACCGTTCCTTCAGTCACCAGCACAATTTTGGAACCTTAAAGGCGGTGATAAACCGTTTGCTCCACATTGCCCTATCGATTTACCATTGAGCTGTCAGAATCACACTGACATACAAGATTCGTGCTGTTTTGAGTACCCAGGTGGTATATTTTTGCAAACCCAATTTTGGGATTACGTGCCCTCACGTTCCGGtcttgatgatgacgagTTGGAGAAGCAATTGGGACCGTTAGATTCATTTACTATCCATGGGTTGTGGCCTGACAATTGTCGTGGTGGATTTGAACAGTTCTGCGATGATTCATTGGCTATAGATGACGTGTATTACTTGCTGAACTCTGATCAATTTAATAATGATAAGGTCAATCTAGAAATTAGTGGGAAAGATTTACTGGCTGAATTGAACCGCCTGTGGAAGAGCAACAATGGGAATGATGAGTCATTGTGGATTCACGAGTATAACAAGCATGGGACATGTATCAAAACAATCAGACCCAGTTGTTACTCCCGCTGGAATGATGACAGCGTGATTGAAAATGCTACTGATCTTAAAAAGCAGTCGGTCTATGATTATTTCAGAGTGGCTTATAACGTACACAAGAAGTTAGACTCATTTAAAGTTCTTAAAGAGGAAGGAATTGAGCCCAGCCTGAAGAAAACGTATACCAGAGACGAAATTCAAGCAGCTCTTAACAAAGGCTTCAAAGATCATAATGTCTATTTTGCCTGTGATAGACACCAGGCTTTGAATGAAGTGTGGTACTATCATGTTTTGCAGGGTTCATTGCTCGGTGAAGAATTTAAACCAATTGATACTTTACGAACTGGTCTATCCCGGTGTCCCGACAAGGGCATTAAATTCTATCCCAAGGGCTACATACCATCTGGGAATGGTGGCGGAGGCCACAATGGTCGTCAATTGAGAGGAATCATCAGATTGAGCGGATATGAAGGTTTCCTCATCAAGAATGGTCGCTGGATGATCAAGGGAACTCCAGCAAATTTCCTTTTGCTCAAGGCTCCTTTTGGAGGTTACCACTTAAAATCTCGTACGGGTTACTGTGGAGTCTCTGAAGATGGATTGTTGACTTGTAACAAGCACGTCGGTAATGCTGGACAGTTCGATTACAATGCCGAAAAAGGAGGCTACCTTGGTTATTCCGGAAGTAGCGAATGGGGGGCCACCAACTTGCCACGCGGTAATATCCAAAGCTTCGTCTACCTGAAGGGCGATATTCCTAAACCATATGaattcaaattgaaatttatcaaaagTTGA